ATTACGAACTCTTAGGGACAGTGTTTTGATAAGGGATAAGACAAGGGTCTGTCTAATTTTCTTACCAATCTTCAAGTTTCAAACTTCGGATGTTTTTTAAATTGTCTTAGTGATTTCTTTCCCCTATAATTGAAGGGGTTTGTTTTCAATTTATCGAAAGTTGCATCTCGTGGAAGATATGGTCTGACCCCTATTGTGATTTGGTTCTGTTTTATGTTGTGTTAATTTCCCCCGTATGGTCTTCAAGTTTCAAACTTTAGATGTAAAAAAGCATCGTCTTTTGGCTTAGGGCAGGTCTAATGAGCttctttttatgtttgtggCAGGGATATCTTTCTCAAGCACAGAAGAAACATTAACGCAAGCATTTTCTCAATATGGTCGAGTTCTTGGAGGTCCGTCTCTTAACTCCCAACAGCATTTTTAGCTCGGCGTTTCTTGACACAACTGCATTTACAtatctcttttctcttcttcaactTTTTGGTTGCTTCAGTGGATGTGGTAATGGACGAAGTCAGATGTAGGCCAAAAGGGTTTGCTTATGTCACATTCTCTTCTAAAGAAGAAGCCGCAAAAGCTTTATTAGAACTAAACGGACAGGTATGAATTCCCTTCTTCATTGTTATCAAGTCTAAGAAGCGTTGTTCGTTACCTCAGTTAGGTTGGAAATGTATATGATGAATATTTGTGAATCCCCCCGGGTGGAGCATTAGAACAAGATATGTCAGATTTATATAATGGGAACTATTTGCTTGGAATAATCCGACCACACAGAATCATCAACTCTTTGAACTGGTTATGTTGCGTAATCTTCATGAAAATCTTTGTTATTTCGTTCTCAGTTGGTAGACGGGAGGGTTGTGATCCTCGACACAACGAAAGCCGTGAAACAGAATCGACCAGACAGCAAGCGGAAGCATGCAGATGCAGGTGGGTGATAGCTGATACTTCTCTTTTCTCTTACGAGCTAATTGTTAGGTGAAATTTTTGACACACAATCATGTACCTGTTCATTGAATTGCAAAATGTCTTCTCAACTTTTGTTTTGACTCAGTGGAAGAGGTTCCGAACAGCCAACACGTGGTTACTCCAGAAAGTTAGGCAACGTTTTACTGTTTTGGCagcagaagaaagaaaaaaagacgaGAAAGCCTCTGACTTATCAAGTCTATGATCATGTGAAGTTACTCCAGGTCCAGGCTAACCTACATTTACCTAATAGTCTTTAATTTTTGTGGATGACTGTGCTTCTTCTTTACCTCATATTTTCTCGTTCTTCTCCTTTGTTGGACAAATttactctttcttcttttcacaAGTTTCTTCATGTTTTGGCATCTTCAAATTACACAACTAAAGCACCACATGTAACGTAATTATTCATTCGTCACCTTTTTAAGAATGTCTGAATATTGATATAGTGAAGCCTCAATGGCACACTAGCCTCTCTCTAACGCTACTTATATAGTGAAGCCTCAATGGCACACACTCTTTGTGAAGATAAAATCCACCTCATCATTCCAGAAGATGTGTACCATCTTCAGGATTTAGGTAAAATGGGTCGTGGTCTTGTCCTTCCTTCCGTATTGATACGATACATGGCGATGTGTAGCCACATAACCGAACATCCAAATTCAAGTAATGCATTCCTTGTAAATAGCCCCCACTTATTTCATCATTTGAGAGGATCTGAAAAATTATATTCAGACGTTTGTTGCATTTATTCTCTTCCACACTCGCAAGTGTTATAATCGAGAAGTTATCTAGTCTAGTAGAGTACAATTATCAAGCTACTATCTCATTCTTCTGACTTAATAAGggctattttttttgtataacaaAGCTCGCCAAACGCTTTGATTTACCCAATCTTTCTAGCCAAAATTTAGCTGTTCATATTTAAACAACTGTGAAGTTTTGgaaaacataataagaataTCTCCTGTTTATTTGACTATTTAATGTTTTGCGGCATTACTTGTTACCCAATACGAAGACATATAATAGTTTAAACTAGAACGATTACTTTTTCTTTAAGAATCAGTAAAGTTGTGCAACCACAAATACCTTATAACTCATCTCATCTATTTTGTCGAGAATGGTGCGCTACAAACAATATCTTACAAATCATCTCTACATTATtctaaatctaaataaaatttgaatgaaaAACTATTCAATAGCATACCAATTCATCACAATATCTATTCACCAGTTTCGTCTAGAAATAATAATTCAGTCAGTGAGATATGTGATACTAAATCTGAAATCCATGAAATCGGacataactttctaaatatatataatttaaccctaatataaaacaaacatgaCATCTAaagcataaaaaaaaacaaatttcctAGTTACAAGATCAATGCTTGCACATCCACCCGTAAAGGTCTCCCTCTACGTAAGATTCATGTACGGGACTAGTGCCCACATATACCGCCCAAGAGACGCTTTATTGACCTCCTGCGCTACGGCTCAACGAGTCTTCTAAGTTGGTTGTAGCATTCACACAACCTCAGCCAACATACATAAGCACCTCTTTGTATCTGACTAACATCCATATTTGTCTCATTATTCAATTATATTTATTACCTTAAATGAAGCAAACAATGTTAAATCATGTAACTTCATATTTCCAATTAAGCAAAGAatctaatattttaaacatgtatatctCAACTAGAATCATTTCAAATAGACTggatctattctattaaaactgagCTACAAAacaatactccctctgttttttttatgtaGGTAGTTTTAGGTGAAtgcacaaatattaagaaagttattaatttttccaaaagtagcatttgatatataaattaggTGTAGTTAAACCAATCATAAATAAGTACATATTATTTGATTGGTCACACTATacccaataaaaataaaagttaattaaaattatgaaaattaattatattttgaaacaaacaaattttacTTAAACTACTTACAATAAATAACAGAGGGAGTACTTCCTAACTTTAAGTGTTTTCTTACAACtttcattttccttttctaacACATTTTTACCACttcatttattgtttttttcaaataattcaaCAACATTTATTACAGAAGTACAAAACATAGGACAAgacttgggttcaccccctttGGTGAATTCTCTAATTCACCTCCACCTTCTAAACCAATTAAAATGCCATGTAGGATTgagtaaaacaaaaattataaaaaaaagaaaaatagttgaaaaaataaaagacgtcggcttcttcttcttcatccccacTTAAAAGATATGAAGCTTCATTTGTCAAGCTTTGAGTCTCTTATTATGTGCTTTCAAATACAATTCTATATCCTAAATccaaatcctataccctaaacccaaactgtaaaccctaatccaaacccaaactgtaaaccctaaacctaaactcaattgtaaactctaaacccaaacctaacACATCTAAATAAAGTTTAAAGTTTACGATTTGGGTTTATAAATTGATGCAGATTATTGTTTATCTATCTCATAAGAGAACATGATTTGATTGGATTTCGAGAAGATAAAGTCGAAATTAGATTTGAAAGCACATAATTGAAGACTTAAACTTGGCAAATAAAGCTTCATATCTTCTCtgtgaggatgaagaagaaagaggcaGAGGCAATAGAGATAACGTTCTCTTCTTTGACAACGAcgtcttttatatttttttacatattttccttgttttttttaattttatttcttttttaactaATCCTACATGACACTTTAATTAGTGTAGAAAGTTGAGGTGAATTTAAGAGTTCACCacagggggtgaacccaagtttTGTTCCAAAACATAAGTTACCTATTTTAAAgcgtttattatacattttgaCATTCCTTTTTTATTCTTCTTAAATAATTCTTTAACTATATTTATCATAATAATTCAACAACATTTATTTTACATGTTAAACATAATAATTCGACCAGTTTAAATGAGTTTGCTcatgacaaaaattcaaaacaggTAACAAAGAATTTTCTATTTGTTTACAGAATTAGTTAGGAAAGGACATTTAAGTACCCATTCAGATATGGATCTTTCTTTTGGGTATCGGTTTTTGGGTTTTAAAATTAAGCTCTGCTTGGGTGTAAATTACCATATTCAATTACTAATCTGGGAGAGGTAAATTATGAAGTAATCCGTTAGTTACTTGATGATATGCCTTCACCATCTGATAAGTCTGAACACACAAAACAAAGGTAGCCACATCCTTTTTTTGATACTAGTGCAGTGGTAGTAACGATTCAAGGACTGATACATCTTGCTTCTTTCTTAAATTCTTGTTCTCTGGCACTGTACTCGATTATGGTATAAGAACATCATGTTCGCTGCGGTGTGATAGACAAAAAATTCCTTTTCAATTTGTTTGCACAAAGCTTCGTCCTTTCCTTTGGGCTTGTTGTATCTTCCACTGTATTGTCTTTTTCTTCGGCTTGttgtatcttttatagtaagtttacatgattttttttcccAGACCAACTAATCATGTCTCCTCTGTAACTGCACACAATATGAGGCTATCAAGTGTCTCATCCATTTCATGGACTTCCTTGGTTCATGTTACATTTCTCATGCGGTTGCTCTACGCATCTGCAACGTGGTTGGCCTTATGAGAATGGCGTGAGATCTCGAGATTGTAGTCTTCCAGCAATTATATCTATATGTATTGTCTCAAATTTAAATCCTCTTTAGTGGTGATATTATTTTGGAATCTGATATAGAACGTTTGATATTTAAGAACGTAAATGTTCTCTCTAGACAAATAAGCTCTCCAAATATTTAACACAATAACCTCAGCTGCCAACAATTAATTATGATTGGGTTAACTACGTTGTGAAGCCTAAACTAACATGACGCATAAGCAATGACTTTATCCTCATCTACTAACACACATCCCAAACCAGATCTAGATACATCAGTATAAACTTCATATGGTATCTCTTACCTTGGAAGTACCAAAACTAGCGTCTTCGTCAAATATTGCTACCTCTGTGAAACTCCATGACAAAGTGTTCTCGCCTATTCAAACTTagctttttttcattttagtcGGTCATCTGCTTGGCTAGACTGCCAAAACACTTGACAAATTTCTGGTAATATCTTGTTTAACCTAGAAAAATGTgaattcactacaagaaaacacaccgaattccgacggaggttccgacggacaccaaggtcgtcggaaatttgtgacggaatactgacaaatggccgacggaattccgacgaaatatggttcgtcggaattttccgacgacttttcgacgacattccgataaaaaatgtaaccgttgtagtcgtcggaagttcgtcggtatattccgacgaatttccgacgacattccgattaacagcaaagtcgtcggaattccgtcggtattttccgacggaattccgacgaaccatgtgaccgttgccgacaaatatatatgaccgttgtatagccgtttgagattggacaattccgacggaataccgacggactgctttacatccgtcggaatttcgtcggaaagtcgtcggaggtccgtaagcaatttcctataaatacaacccctcctcattcaactcattcacacttcattctctcttcattctctttagtcataacaattccgtgaaaatcatgtcttcagaagtttattatcgttcgtggatggataaacctcatttggatccgaacaccaatttgcttacggaagaatacgttcaagggattggagaattcatgaggcttgttcaacagcaaccggatgcaaaaagtggtatgttaagatgtccctgctcttcttgcaataataataaggttataaaagaatttgatgtttggactcatttgtatatgaaagggttttcacgtaattataaagtttggtaccttcatggggaaactggttatgaatatggtagtactagcgaacctcagcctgttagtgaacctcagcctgatattaggttagaagaatctagaacggatatagattatggtgtaggtactgagcagatggtacatgatcattatagaggggaagaaccaaaccccgagtctaggagattttttgacatgttggatgcaggaaaacaacctttgtatcaaaattgtagagatggtcattcagtcttatcatctgcaactagattaatgggtattaagacagactataatttggctgaagaatgtatggatgcgattactgattttgtcaaaggtattctacctgaggataaccttgcaccgggttcatactacgaggttcagaaacttgttgcaggtcttcaactaccgtatgaagtgatagatgtatgtattgacaactgcatgatctactggagagcggatgagacacggaatgtatgcaaattttgtgggaaacctcgttatcaggagacgaggggaagagttccgatcccattcaaaagaatgtggtatttgcctttgacggaaagattgaagaggttgtatcagtgtgagcgcacagcaaaagcaatgagatggcatgcagagcattccacaaatggtgagattagacatccttcagatgcaaaggcttggaaacatttccagtcaacatatccagaatttgcggaagagagaaaaaatgtttatcttggattatctactgatggtttcagcccatttggaaagcatggaaggcagtattctctatggccagttattgtgacaccgtacaacttacggccgagcttgtgcatgcgacgagagtttttgtttctctcaattctcgtccccgggccagatcatcctaaaagatcactagatgtgtttcttcaaccactaatatatgagttgcaacaactatgggcgcatggttttgagacatacgatgtttcgcgcaaagaaaactttcagatgcgggcagtacttatgtggacaataagtgactttccagcatatggtatgttatctggatggacaacacatgggaagctatcatgtccatattgtcaagatgacacagatgctttccaactaaagaacggaaggaaaacgtgttggtttgactgtcacagacgatttctaccacctgatcatccataccgcaggagtaagacttcgtttacgaagaacaagcaggtgtttgatggtccacctgaggaagttagtgggaaagatttgttgaagcagtttaggtattttgatgcagaaaggacgccagatgtaggtggacatgaaaacattcgagtcaatgcggttggagagctacataactggcacaaaaagagtattttctgggatctgccatattgggagagtcatctattgcggcataatttagatgtcatgcatattgagaagaacttcttcgataatctgatgaacacagtccttaacatccaaggtaaaacgaaggataatttgaagtcaaggttggatttagtcgatatttgtgatcgttctgaacttcacgttgatgagaacggtacggccccttttcccatttatcggctagatggtgctagaaaagaagagttctttgattggattacagataaagtgaaatttcctgacggatatgcatcaaatttggggaactgcgttgatagaagcgaaggaaagtttactggcttgaagagtcatgattgtcatgtaattatgcagcgcctccttccgtttgctttttcagcatt
The window above is part of the Brassica napus cultivar Da-Ae chromosome C3, Da-Ae, whole genome shotgun sequence genome. Proteins encoded here:
- the LOC106399349 gene encoding small RNA-binding protein 11, chloroplastic isoform X1 produces the protein MLNHLLYRSHTPSLLFSRTFSSSSTLFVKGISFSSTEETLTQAFSQYGRVLGVDVVMDEVRCRPKGFAYVTFSSKEEAAKALLELNGQLVDGRVVILDTTKAVKQNRPDSKRKHADAVEEVPNSQHVVTPES
- the LOC106399349 gene encoding small RNA-binding protein 11, chloroplastic isoform X2, producing MLNHLLYRSHTPSLLFSRTFSSSSTLFVKGISFSSTEETLTQAFSQYGRVLGVDVVMDEVRCRPKGFAYVTFSSKEEAAKALLELNGQLVDGRVVILDTTKAVKQNRPDSKRKHADAGG